From the genome of Phyllostomus discolor isolate MPI-MPIP mPhyDis1 chromosome 12, mPhyDis1.pri.v3, whole genome shotgun sequence, one region includes:
- the ZNF304 gene encoding zinc finger protein 304 isoform X2, translating into MAAAALMDQAGGCVTFEDVFVYFSREEWGLLDEAQRCLYRDVMLENFALVSSLGCWREVDHEEAPSDQSASAEVLPVRTLESGLFIQKTHLCELCDPLLRDVLPLAGHQGPFPMQKPCMCGPCGRGLAFRANFDQHQEQNGGEKPIHEDSGGASLVKSCAIHTLGRPFPCREDGMDLLDNSSLLQLQTLHCESSPCKRTRFTESFPPSTNLRQLQGDHDALMLFSCNDDGRTFLSTFTLLNKQMTYTDGKPMSCLPYGNVPKDKSALIQYRKVHNGETSHVCKECGKAFIHLSHLKVHQKLHTGKRHYTCSECGKAFSRKDTLVQHRRVHTGERSYDCSECGKAYSRSSHLVQHQRIHTGERPYQCNECGKAFSRKDTLIQHQRFHTGERPYECSECGKFFSQSSHLIEHWRIHTGARPYECIECGKFFSHNSSLIKHRRVHTGARSYVCSKCGKAFSCKDTLVQHQIIHTGARPYECSECGKAFSRKDTLVQHQKIHTGERPYECGECGKFFSHSSNLIVHQRIHTGAKPYECSECGKCFSHNSSLILHQRVHTGARPYVCTECGKAYISSSHLVQHKKVHTGARPYECNECGKFFSRNSSLILHQRVHTGEKPYVCSECGKAYSRSSHLVRHQKVHTGERPCDSNSLGSPLAVSLKLL; encoded by the exons ATGGCGGCAGCGGCGCTGATGGACCAGGCTGGG GGCTGTGTGACCTTCGAGGACGTGTTCGTGTACTTCTCTCGGGAGGAGTGGGGGCTCCttgatgaggctcagagatgccTGTACCGtgatgtgatgctggagaactttgCCCTGGTGTCCTCACTGG GTTGCTGGCGTGAAGTAGATCATGAGGAGGCCCCTTCTGATCAGAGTGCTTCTGCAGAAGTGTTACCAGTCAGGACTCTCGAGTCAGGTCTATTTATCCAGAAAACCCACCTGTGTGAGCTGTGTGACCCACTCTTGAGAGACGTTTTGCCCCTGGCTGGACACCAGGGGCCATTCCCCATGCAAAAACCATGCATGTGTGGCCCATGTGGGAGAGGATTGGCATTCAGGGCAAACTTTGACCAGCACCAAGAACAAAATGGTGGAGAGAAGCCCATCCACGAGGACAGTGGTGGGGCCTCATTGGTGAAGAGCTGTGCTATCCATACGTTGGGAAGACCCTTTCCTTGCAGGGAAGACGGGATGGACTTGCTGGACAACTCTagcctcctccagctccagaCCCTTCACTGTGAGTCAAGTCCATGCAAGAGGACCAGGTTCACAGAGTCTTTCCCACCCAGCACCAACCTCAGGCAACTCCAGGGGGATCACGATGCACTGATGCTTTTCAGTTGCAATGATGATGGGAGAACCTTCCTGAGCACCTTTACTCTGCTTAACAAACAGATGACTTATACTGATGGGAAGCCTATGAGTTGCCTGCCGTACGGAAATGTGCCCAAGGACAAATCAGCTCTTATTCAGTACAGAAAAGTTCACAATGGAGAAACATCCCATGTGTGTaaggagtgtgggaaggccttcatTCACCTGTCCCACCTAAAAGTGCACCAGAAACTTCACACTGGGAAGAGACATTATACATGCAGTGagtgtggcaaggccttcagccGAAAAGACACACTCGTCCAGCACCGGAGAGTCCACACTGGAGAGAGGTCTTATGACTGCAGCGAGTGTGGAAAAGCCTACAGCAGAAGCTCCCACCTTGTCCAGCACCAGAGAATCCACACCGGAGAGAGGCCTTACCAGTGCAATGAGTGTGGAAAAGCCTTCAGCCGCAAAGACACACTCATTCAGCACCAGAGATTTCATACTGGAGAGAGACCATACGAGTGCAGCGAGTGCGGGAAATTCTTTAGCCAAAGCTCCCACCTTATTGAGCACTGGAGGATTCACACTGGGGCAAGGCCCTATGAATGCATTGAATGTGGGAAATTCTTTAGCCATAACTCCAGCCTTATTAAACATCGGAGAGTCCACACAGGAGCAAGATCTTACGTGTGCAGCAAATGTGGGAAGGCGTTTAGCTGCAAAGACACTCTTGTCCAGCACCAGATAATCCACACTGGAGCAAGGCCATATGAGTGCAGCGagtgtggcaaggccttcagccGCAAGGACACCCTTGTGCAGCACCAGAAAATCCACACAGGGGAGAGGCCTTATGAGTGTGGTGAGTGTGGAAAATTCTTTAGCCACAGCTCCAACCTGATTGTGCACCAGAGAATCCACACTGGGGCGaagccttatgagtgcagtgagtGTGGGAAATGCTTCAGCCACAACTCCAGCCTAATCCTGCACCAGAGGGTTCACACTGGAGCAAGGCCTTATGTGTGCACTGAGTGTGGAAAAGCTTACATTAGCAGCTCCCACCTTGTTCAACACAAGAAAGTTCACACAGGAgcaaggccttatgagtgcaacGAATGTGGGAAGTTTTTTAGCCGCAACTCTAGCCTCATCCTGCACCAGAGGGTTCACACGGGAGAGAAACCTTACGTGTGTagtgagtgtgggaaagcctACAGCCGGAGCTCCCATCTGGTGCGACACCAGAAAGTTcatactggagaaaggccttgTGATAGCAACAGTTTGGGTAGCCCTTTAGCTGTGTCTCTTAAACTTCTTTAA